The DNA window ACTGCGTGATGGCCAGGAAGCTGACGCCCGAGAGTCCAACCCGGCCCGTGCACCACGGCTGCGCCGCAATCCACTCGATGGCTTCATAGAAACATTTGGCCTGATATGTTCCGAAGACGATCGGCGGCCCTTCGCTGTTGGCGAACCCGGGCAGGTTCATGTTGACGACGGCATAGCCGCTCGGAATCCAGAAATTCGGATCGGGCGACTCCCAGCTCGTCAGCGTCGAGAACTCGGGCAGCCCGACTTGCGGGATCAGACGGTACTGCAGCGGCGGCCCGCCAAGCGGCGTTTTGCCGAGCGCGGGAACAAGGTGGTTGTCGTAGGGATGCGCGCACATCACCACGGGCATTCGCTCGCCGGCTTCGGCCGCACGGCGCGAGCGAAAGACGTTGGCGGTGACGTGGAAACCGTCGGCGAGCGGGATGCGCACGTCGTACTCGCACAGCACGTCCGGATGCGGCGGCGTCAGCCGGCACTGCGGGTTCCACAACTGGCCGGTGGCGATCGAACGGCGCAGGATCGGCCACACCGACCGAAGCGCCTGGCGAACCTCGGACAGCTTGCGCGGCATGTCAGCGCGGGCGCCCCTCGCGCCGTCGCGTCGCCGCGCGCGCCAGGGCAGGCGTCGGCCTGGCATCGGGCGCATTGAGCAAAGCCGCGAAAACGTCGGCGCGTCGCCGGCCTCGCGCAGCCCTCGCGGCGAGGGCCAGCGCATTTCCTTTCATCGGCCTTCCTCCCTATTGCTGCGATGCTCGCCTTTCATGCCGGTGCCGCTTCCGTAGCTGCGCCGGACCGGCCAGGCAAGGCATTGTCGCGCACAGGAGCAGGACATGGACTTCGAGCATTCCGCCAGGGCCAGGGACTACATCGCCCAGGTCGAACGTTTCGTGCGCGAGCGCGTGGTTCCCAGCGAGCAGACCTACATCGACCAGCTCGCCCATACCGACGATTGGACCAGGTGGCGAATCCCGCCGGTGCTCGAAGAGCTCAAGGCGCAGGCCCGGTCGCTCGGCCTGTGGAACCTCTTCCTGCCCGACAGCCAGTACGGTGCCGGTTTGGACAACCGTGACTATGCGCCGGTGGCGGAGGCGACCGGGCGCAGCTTCCTTGCCCCCGAGGTCTTCAACTGCAGCGCTCCGGATACCGGCAACGCCGAGGTGCTCGTGCGCTACGGCAGCGAGGAGCAGAAGGAGCGGTGGCTGAAGCCGCTGCTGGATGGCCGCATTCGATCGGGCTTTGCGATGACGGAGCCGGCGGTCGCCTCGAGCGATGCGACCAACATGCAGGCCACGTGCGAGATCGATGGCGACGAGGTGGTGCTCAACGGGCAGAAGTGGTGGACCAGCGGCATCGGCGACCCGCGCTGCGCGTTCCTCATCTTCATGGGCGTGACCGATCCGAACGCCGAGCGGCACCAGCGCCATTCGATGGTGATCGTTCCTACCGACGCTCGCGGGCTGAAGGTGCTTCGCATGCTGCCGGTCTTCGGACATCTCGACGAGCCGCACGGCCACGGTGAGGTGCTGTTCGACAACGTGCGCGTGCCCAAGAGCAATTTCATCGCTGGGCCCGGGCGCGGCTTCGAGATCGCGCAGGGGCGGCTCGGCCCCGGGCGCATCCATCACTGCATGCGCGCGATCGGCGCCGCCGAGCGTGCGCTGGAGCGCCTGTGCGAGCGCTCGGTGCGCCGCGTCGCGTTCGGCAAGCCGCTCGCGAACCTCGGCGGCAATCGCGACATCATCGCCAACTGCCGCATCGCGATCGATCAGGCACGGCTGCTGACGCTGAAGGCCGCATGGGCCCTGGACACCGTTGGTACCATGGGCGCGCTGACCGACATCTCCGCGATCAAGGTCGTGGCGCCCAACGTGCTGCAGATGGTCACCGACGCGGCCATCCAGATCCACGGCGGCGAAGGCGTTGCCGATGCCGAGCTCTCGCGCCTGATGGGAATGGCACGCGCCCTGCGCATTGCCGACGGCCCCGACGAGGTCCACCGCGGCATGGTCGCCCGCCTCGAGCTCATGAAATACGGCGCCTCACGCTGATTGGGGCGTTCCTGCGCCGCCACGGCTCGTCGGGCGGACGCCGCGCATGAATGCGTTCGTGCAACTCGCGCACGTCATCGCCGGGAAGAGCGCCCGGGAAGCCCGCGAACATCTCGCGCTCTTCGCGCCGGACGTGCGCCTCCAGGAGCTGTCCGAAATCCTCCAGCGCCCGGCATAGCTGCGCCTCATCGCCAGCCTGCGCGACGCGGTCGCGCGCGCTGCGCATCCGCCGGTGGTCCTCGCACAGCTCATCGACGAGCGGCTCGAGGCCGACGCCGCTCGCTCGCAGCACGGGAAAGAGGATCTCCTCCTCGATCGCGAAGTGCTCGACGAGATGAGTCTCGAAGAACGCCAGCACCTCCTCGCGCCGCTGCTGCGGCGTGCTCGCCGGCGTCGTCGGCGTCTCGGGGCCCGGCGGCGAAGGATGCAGGAGACGGAATGCCAGCATCAGCGCCTTCTGGTGATCGTGCGAGAGCGGGATCAGCGCGTCGTGCCGCTTTGCCATGAGCGAAGGGTGTAGGAGTCGCGTGTCGTCGGTGCCAACGCGCGGGGCGCGGACGTCGCCAGCGGCGCATCCGCGGCGTTGCCGGACTCGTCGCTCTGGGCGGCGGCCTCCAGCCCGCCTGCGTTCGCTTCTCGTCCGGCGCCTTGCGGCTGCATCACTCTCGACGCCCGCGCTCAGAGCGGGCAATCTCAGTTTCCTGCCTTCGGCGCGACCGTGTGTGCGGTGGCCGGCTCCTCGACGGAGCGGCGGTTGAGGTGTTTGCGGAGGTCCTGCAGGCCCAGCAGGAACGCGCCGATCACGACCACGCCGATCACGTAGATGCCGCCGTCGGCGAAGATGTGCGGGTGTGCCTGGCGCAGGCCGTACGCCGCCAGCAGTCCGAGCATCAGGCCGAAAGGCCGCAACTCCGACAGCACCAGCCTGTTGCGGCCCGACAGGATGGCGGCGAACGGAACGAGCGAGCTCTTCTCGGTGTACGGCCCATGCAGGGAAGGATTGCGCGCACGCAGCTTGGCGTCCTGGTGCATGCTCCCGAGGATGGCGATGGCGGACAGGCCGGCAAAGAAGATCGTTCCGGTCAGGCGCGTTGCCAGCAGAGCGTGCGCGATGTTCGTCATCGCCAGTCCGACCATGAACGGGTGTCGCGTGATGCGTTCCAGGCCGCGCGGCTCCGGCTTCGTTCCAGCTGAGCTCAGGTAGTAGGCGGATGTGGGGTAATCGAAGAGCGATCCGACAAGAAGCATCACGCCGAGCGTGGACAGCACGATGAGCGGCCATCGCATCACCGCATCGCTTCCGAGGGCGAAGCCGGCGGGGCCCTGTGTGCTGACGACGGAGTAGTTGTAGGCGAGCAGGCTGAACCCGGCAGTGGCCACGGCCGAGAACAGCATGGTGAACGTGAACGCCCCAAAGCGTGCCACGAGCGGGCCGCGCACGTACGAGCTGGCCATGCCGATGTGCGTGATGCCGAACAACGAGAGGGTGAGAATGACGCTGAGGACGGGATCCATCACTTCGTTCTCCTTGCGGGCGGCTTCGCGGATT is part of the Candidatus Limnocylindrales bacterium genome and encodes:
- a CDS encoding acyl-CoA dehydrogenase family protein, whose protein sequence is MDFEHSARARDYIAQVERFVRERVVPSEQTYIDQLAHTDDWTRWRIPPVLEELKAQARSLGLWNLFLPDSQYGAGLDNRDYAPVAEATGRSFLAPEVFNCSAPDTGNAEVLVRYGSEEQKERWLKPLLDGRIRSGFAMTEPAVASSDATNMQATCEIDGDEVVLNGQKWWTSGIGDPRCAFLIFMGVTDPNAERHQRHSMVIVPTDARGLKVLRMLPVFGHLDEPHGHGEVLFDNVRVPKSNFIAGPGRGFEIAQGRLGPGRIHHCMRAIGAAERALERLCERSVRRVAFGKPLANLGGNRDIIANCRIAIDQARLLTLKAAWALDTVGTMGALTDISAIKVVAPNVLQMVTDAAIQIHGGEGVADAELSRLMGMARALRIADGPDEVHRGMVARLELMKYGASR
- a CDS encoding hemerythrin domain-containing protein, which produces MAKRHDALIPLSHDHQKALMLAFRLLHPSPPGPETPTTPASTPQQRREEVLAFFETHLVEHFAIEEEILFPVLRASGVGLEPLVDELCEDHRRMRSARDRVAQAGDEAQLCRALEDFGQLLEAHVRREEREMFAGFPGALPGDDVRELHERIHARRPPDEPWRRRNAPISVRRRIS
- a CDS encoding NnrU family protein; translated protein: MDPVLSVILTLSLFGITHIGMASSYVRGPLVARFGAFTFTMLFSAVATAGFSLLAYNYSVVSTQGPAGFALGSDAVMRWPLIVLSTLGVMLLVGSLFDYPTSAYYLSSAGTKPEPRGLERITRHPFMVGLAMTNIAHALLATRLTGTIFFAGLSAIAILGSMHQDAKLRARNPSLHGPYTEKSSLVPFAAILSGRNRLVLSELRPFGLMLGLLAAYGLRQAHPHIFADGGIYVIGVVVIGAFLLGLQDLRKHLNRRSVEEPATAHTVAPKAGN